Proteins encoded by one window of Desulfobulbaceae bacterium:
- a CDS encoding 50S ribosomal protein L9 — MQLILKQTVENLGEEGDVVKVRPGYGRNYLMPQGMAITASKGNLAQLEIEKVAIEARKKQQREDAESVARKLEACTITIEKRVGDENKLYGSVTSSDLADKLAEQGIVIDRRKIVLDEPIKTLCETSVTVKVGYQVTAQIKVNIIPQAE; from the coding sequence ATGCAATTGATTCTGAAACAAACCGTTGAAAACTTGGGCGAGGAAGGCGATGTCGTCAAAGTAAGACCCGGATACGGCCGGAATTATCTGATGCCCCAGGGAATGGCAATAACTGCCAGCAAGGGGAATCTTGCTCAGCTTGAGATAGAGAAGGTCGCTATTGAAGCCCGCAAGAAGCAGCAGCGTGAAGACGCGGAAAGTGTCGCCAGAAAACTTGAAGCGTGTACAATCACTATCGAAAAGCGGGTTGGCGACGAGAACAAGCTCTACGGTTCTGTTACTTCTAGTGATTTGGCAGACAAGCTCGCTGAACAGGGTATTGTGATTGATCGCCGTAAGATCGTCCTTGATGAACCGATCAAAACTTTGTGCGAGACTTCAGTTACGGTTAAGGTTGGCTATCAGGTCACCGCCCAAATTAAAGTCAATATTATTCCGCAGGCAGAGTAG
- the tkt gene encoding transketolase — MTSRRHLANAIRALSMDAIQKAKSGHPGAPMGMADIAEVLWNDFLHHNPANPQWPNRDRFVLSNGHGSMLLYSLLHLSGYDLDINEIKNFRQLHSKTPGHPEYGYAPGVETTTGPLGQGIANAVGMAIAERTLAGQFNRPGHPIIDHHTYVFLGDGCMMEGISHEVCSLAGTLGLGKLIAFYDDNGISIDGEVEGWFADNTPQRFEAYGWHVISAVDGHDPEKVKQAIIDAKAVTDKPTLICCKTIIGWGSPNKQGKEECHGAPLGVDEIALVRQTIGWPHAPFEIPADVYQGWDAKNKGQSLELEWQGRFDAYRKGHPELAKELARRLKGELPADWQDQAGAFVASVNAKAEKVATRKASQNAINGFAPFLPELIGGSADLAGSNLTIWKGSRNIKEEDGGNYIYFGVREFGMAAIMNGIVLHGGFIPYGATFLMFSEYARNALRMAALMKIQGIFVFTHDSIGLGEDGPTHQAVEQAATLRMIPNMQVWRPCDGVESAVAWKVAVENRTGPSSLLFSRQGLPHQPRTPEQISAIERGGYVLNDCTGVPQVVIISCGSEIEIAMAVAADLGASGHRVRVVSMPCPNIFDDQDKAYQVSVLPSGVPRLAIEAGVTGYWRKYVGLEGAVIGIDRFGESAPAEVLFEYFGVTKDHAIKAAMALIG; from the coding sequence ATGACATCCCGTCGCCATCTTGCCAACGCCATCCGTGCCTTGAGCATGGATGCCATTCAGAAAGCTAAATCAGGTCATCCTGGCGCTCCCATGGGCATGGCTGATATTGCCGAAGTCTTGTGGAACGATTTTTTGCATCATAATCCTGCCAACCCGCAATGGCCGAATCGAGATCGTTTTGTCCTCTCTAACGGTCATGGCTCAATGCTTCTTTACTCTTTGCTGCATTTAAGCGGGTACGATCTTGATATCAATGAAATCAAGAATTTTCGTCAACTGCACTCCAAGACCCCTGGCCATCCAGAATATGGCTATGCCCCCGGTGTTGAGACGACTACCGGTCCTTTAGGGCAAGGGATTGCCAATGCCGTGGGCATGGCGATTGCCGAGCGGACTCTTGCCGGACAATTCAATCGTCCGGGGCATCCGATCATCGATCATCACACTTATGTATTCTTAGGCGATGGCTGCATGATGGAGGGTATCTCGCACGAGGTGTGCTCTCTTGCCGGAACCCTTGGCCTAGGAAAACTGATCGCCTTTTATGATGATAACGGGATCAGTATTGATGGCGAGGTTGAGGGTTGGTTTGCCGACAACACCCCACAGCGTTTTGAGGCCTATGGCTGGCATGTTATTTCGGCGGTTGATGGGCATGACCCGGAGAAGGTGAAGCAAGCGATTATTGATGCCAAGGCAGTCACTGATAAACCGACCCTGATTTGTTGCAAGACCATTATCGGGTGGGGCTCTCCCAATAAGCAGGGGAAAGAGGAGTGTCATGGTGCGCCCTTGGGGGTAGATGAGATTGCCTTGGTCCGCCAGACTATCGGTTGGCCCCACGCCCCGTTTGAGATCCCGGCCGATGTCTATCAGGGGTGGGATGCTAAAAACAAGGGACAGAGCTTGGAGTTGGAATGGCAGGGCCGATTTGATGCCTATCGTAAGGGTCATCCGGAACTGGCCAAGGAACTGGCTCGCCGATTGAAGGGGGAACTGCCTGCCGACTGGCAAGACCAGGCCGGCGCTTTTGTGGCCTCTGTCAATGCCAAGGCCGAAAAGGTGGCAACCCGTAAGGCCTCACAGAATGCCATTAACGGTTTTGCTCCTTTTCTGCCCGAGTTGATCGGGGGATCTGCAGATCTTGCCGGCTCGAACCTGACGATCTGGAAAGGAAGTCGCAATATCAAGGAAGAGGATGGCGGCAATTATATCTACTTTGGAGTACGCGAATTCGGGATGGCGGCTATTATGAACGGAATCGTTCTTCATGGCGGATTCATCCCCTATGGCGCTACCTTCTTGATGTTTTCCGAATATGCCCGTAACGCTTTGAGAATGGCGGCGCTGATGAAGATTCAAGGGATCTTTGTCTTCACCCATGATTCAATTGGTTTGGGCGAAGATGGCCCCACTCATCAGGCCGTGGAGCAGGCTGCAACCCTGCGGATGATTCCTAATATGCAGGTGTGGCGGCCATGTGATGGTGTCGAGTCGGCGGTGGCATGGAAGGTGGCGGTTGAAAATAGGACCGGACCCAGTTCGCTGCTCTTCTCTCGTCAGGGCTTGCCTCACCAGCCCCGGACTCCTGAGCAGATTTCGGCGATTGAGCGGGGTGGTTATGTCCTGAATGATTGCACGGGTGTGCCGCAGGTGGTGATTATCTCATGTGGTTCCGAGATTGAAATCGCCATGGCCGTTGCCGCCGATCTTGGTGCTTCCGGACATCGGGTCAGGGTGGTCTCCATGCCATGCCCCAATATCTTTGATGACCAAGACAAGGCGTATCAGGTTTCGGTGCTACCGTCAGGAGTGCCGCGTCTTGCCATTGAAGCGGGAGTAACTGGCTATTGGCGGAAATATGTTGGACTTGAGGGGGCGGTTATCGGTATAGATCGTTTTGGAGAGTCCGCTCCTGCCGAAGTTCTTTTCGAGTATTTTGGCGTGACCAAGGATCATGCGATTAAGGCCGCTATGGCCTTGATTGGTTGA
- the dnaB gene encoding replicative DNA helicase — MGPAVPVSASMHRLPPHNIEAEQCVIGSILLRQGAIEKVADLLSPEDFYRPTHGSIFGVMLSLFQKSEPIDIITVTSCLRDAHKLDEVGGPAYLAGLTDIVPVSANIVFYGRIVRDKSILRRLIQTSADIAGRCYEEQDDIEVLLDSVEQTVFDISSAKSAQAFAPMSEIIKKTFENVEKLSERRELITGVPSGYDEFDRMTAGLQSSDLIIVAGRPSMGKTAFAMNMVQNAAILAKVPAAVFSLEMAKEQLAMRMLCSISRVDSSRLRTGHLNDHDWPKLVRATGILAKSPIFIDDTPAISVLEMRAKTRRLKAEHNVGLVVVDYLQLMRGHRNTDSREQEISEISRSLKAMAKELHLPVIALSQLNRSLENRTDKRPQLSDLRESGAIEQDADVICFIYRDEVYNKSPDNPRRGVAEIIIGKQRNGPVGTIDLAFLNTITTFENLARQEYSSNEH; from the coding sequence ATGGGACCCGCTGTGCCTGTATCAGCTTCAATGCATCGGTTGCCGCCGCACAACATCGAAGCGGAGCAATGCGTAATCGGATCCATCCTGCTTCGTCAAGGCGCCATCGAAAAGGTCGCCGACCTTCTCTCTCCCGAAGATTTCTATAGACCGACTCATGGCTCCATCTTTGGGGTTATGCTGAGCCTGTTCCAGAAGTCTGAACCAATCGATATCATTACTGTTACCAGTTGTTTGCGGGATGCCCACAAACTCGATGAGGTCGGCGGTCCCGCCTATCTCGCCGGTCTGACCGATATTGTCCCTGTTTCTGCCAATATTGTTTTTTATGGTCGTATTGTTCGAGATAAGAGTATCCTCCGCCGTTTGATTCAAACATCAGCAGATATTGCTGGTCGTTGTTATGAGGAGCAGGACGACATTGAGGTCTTGCTCGATAGCGTTGAACAGACGGTGTTTGATATCTCCAGCGCCAAGAGCGCGCAGGCCTTTGCGCCGATGAGCGAGATCATCAAAAAGACCTTTGAAAATGTCGAGAAACTGTCTGAACGGAGGGAGTTGATCACAGGCGTACCCAGCGGGTATGACGAGTTTGACAGGATGACTGCAGGGTTGCAGTCTTCCGATCTGATTATTGTTGCTGGCCGTCCCAGTATGGGCAAAACCGCATTTGCCATGAATATGGTTCAGAATGCAGCTATACTTGCCAAGGTGCCGGCTGCGGTCTTCAGCCTGGAAATGGCCAAGGAACAGCTGGCTATGAGAATGCTCTGTTCGATTAGCCGGGTAGACTCAAGTCGACTGCGCACCGGACACCTTAATGACCACGATTGGCCCAAGCTGGTGCGGGCCACCGGAATCTTGGCCAAGTCACCGATCTTTATTGATGATACTCCGGCGATCTCAGTCCTTGAGATGCGGGCCAAGACCCGTCGCTTGAAAGCCGAGCACAATGTCGGCCTGGTGGTGGTTGATTACCTTCAGCTGATGAGGGGGCATCGCAATACCGATAGCCGGGAGCAGGAGATCAGTGAAATCTCTCGCTCACTTAAGGCGATGGCTAAGGAGTTACATCTTCCGGTAATCGCTTTGTCCCAGCTTAACCGCAGTCTTGAAAATCGGACCGACAAACGTCCTCAACTCTCTGATTTACGAGAATCAGGAGCTATCGAGCAGGATGCCGATGTCATTTGCTTCATTTATCGTGATGAAGTATATAACAAGTCACCAGACAATCCCCGCCGCGGTGTTGCCGAGATCATTATCGGTAAACAGCGGAATGGTCCTGTCGGCACTATTGATCTAGCCTTTCTTAACACCATTACCACCTTTGAAAATCTGGCCCGCCAGGAATATTCGTCGAATGAACACTGA
- the rpsR gene encoding 30S ribosomal protein S18, with protein sequence MKRPKTKQTKRPRKTFDRKRVCRFCAEKATEIDYKDIKTLSNFLTERGKIIPMRIYGNCAKHQRQMTEAIKRARQIALLPYTGIIARTPSARMGSGEGRGEGRGDSRGENRGDNR encoded by the coding sequence ATGAAGAGACCAAAAACCAAACAGACCAAGAGACCACGTAAGACCTTTGATCGCAAGCGAGTTTGTCGTTTCTGCGCTGAAAAGGCCACTGAGATTGATTATAAGGATATCAAGACGCTGTCGAATTTTCTGACTGAGCGCGGTAAAATCATCCCTATGCGGATCTATGGGAATTGTGCTAAGCATCAGCGTCAGATGACTGAGGCAATCAAACGGGCCAGACAGATTGCTCTATTGCCGTATACCGGGATCATTGCCCGGACGCCGTCTGCCCGGATGGGTTCAGGGGAAGGACGAGGTGAAGGCCGGGGGGATAGTCGAGGAGAAAATCGGGGAGATAATCGATAA
- a CDS encoding DUF2232 domain-containing protein: MGYDRDYLRGVALTTAVLTLPALSAGMAWLIFFSSLPIIYFPIALGVDKGFRIIFHAMLISCGISLLAGTSALLLLSFCMMPTGFVVARSLNRRQPVLDAFSRGSVILGMTWLLAAILISGLNNVNLYHEVLKEIDAGLVMASVVYDQAPDIPLEVKAELQPAFARIRDVTPKIFPAVLAVMTIGTVWLNILLGNWLLKKKGLTGWVDLTLWRLPEPLVWLFISAGVLLFVPGTMNVIGLNLMIIMVTLYFMQGFEILNHLCLKWSVPNLIRLLIIFFLVIQAYGFILLALLGIADTWADFRKPKTSET, translated from the coding sequence ATGGGATATGATCGTGATTATTTGAGAGGGGTTGCTTTGACCACTGCTGTGCTGACCTTGCCTGCTTTATCGGCCGGTATGGCATGGCTTATATTTTTTTCCTCTCTCCCTATTATTTATTTTCCCATCGCTTTAGGCGTTGATAAAGGTTTTAGGATTATTTTTCATGCAATGCTGATCTCTTGCGGGATTTCTTTGCTGGCAGGGACATCCGCACTCTTGCTGTTGTCTTTCTGTATGATGCCGACTGGTTTTGTTGTTGCTAGAAGTCTGAATCGGCGTCAGCCGGTTCTTGATGCATTCAGTCGAGGATCGGTGATATTAGGTATGACGTGGTTGTTGGCCGCCATTTTGATAAGTGGCCTTAATAATGTTAACCTTTATCATGAAGTGTTGAAAGAGATCGATGCCGGACTTGTTATGGCATCTGTTGTATATGACCAGGCGCCGGACATCCCCTTAGAGGTCAAGGCTGAGCTTCAGCCTGCATTTGCTCGGATTCGGGATGTGACTCCAAAGATATTCCCGGCCGTACTTGCAGTCATGACTATCGGTACGGTTTGGCTTAATATCTTGCTGGGCAATTGGTTGTTGAAGAAAAAGGGGCTGACTGGGTGGGTAGACCTAACCCTGTGGCGATTACCTGAACCTTTGGTCTGGTTGTTTATTTCCGCGGGGGTATTGTTATTTGTCCCTGGAACCATGAATGTGATCGGCTTGAATTTGATGATCATCATGGTGACTCTATATTTCATGCAAGGGTTTGAGATTTTAAATCACTTATGCCTGAAATGGTCGGTTCCTAATCTGATCCGGCTGCTGATTATATTTTTTTTGGTTATCCAAGCCTATGGTTTTATCCTGCTGGCCCTACTTGGCATAGCAGATACATGGGCGGATTTCCGTAAACCGAAAACAAGTGAAACTTAA
- a CDS encoding leucine--tRNA ligase produces MNNDETLTYDFSVIEDKWQGYWRDQASFKVGEESSLPKYYLLEMFPYPSGRIHMGHVRNYTIGDVIARYKRMKGFNVLHPMGWDAFGLPAENAAIKHGTHPAKWTYENIEYMKCQLQRMGFSYDWDREIATCNSDYYRWEQQFFIDLYRKGLVYRKMTTVNWCEPCQTVLANEQVVEGACWRCDHKVVPREMNGWFFKITEYAEELLAELDTMKGWPDKVLIMQRNWIGKSQGAKIDFPVENSDISLTIFTTRPDTVFGATFMSIAPEHPLVAELSRGTVQQEQVRSFVEETKTAKQRASYEDVLDKDGVFTGGYCLNPFTGERLPIYAANFVLMEYGSGAVMAVPAHDQRDYEFACQHSLAIKQVVQPPVGESIPDDAAYEGPGILVDSGEFTGMDSVEAKSAITTQAEARGFGKSETTFRLRDWGISRQRYWGAPIPMVICEGCGIQPVASADLPVVLPTEVQIEQSGKSPLHTLESYYITTCPSCGGAARRETDTMDTFVESSWYYARYTSPRFTEGMVDKEAASYWLPVDQYIGGVEHAILHLLYSRFFTKAMRDVGYLTIDEPFTNLLTQGMVIKDGTKMSKSKGNVVDPDTLVKQYGADTVRLFSLFAAPPERDLEWNDQGVEGASRFLLKLYRFVAANGRGTVGDIPESMDAASRTLHRKIHQTIHKFSTDIENDFHFNTCISSVMELMNTLSAHGGEAAREKAHPAVVRCAIETIITLLYPMVPHICAELWQMIGHREALDTQSWPVSDPEAAKEDELTIVVQICGKVRSRLQVPVGTGEEQLKSLAMADDRVLKFVDGKPIRKVIVVKDKLVNIVV; encoded by the coding sequence ATGAACAACGACGAGACGTTGACTTACGATTTTTCGGTCATTGAGGATAAGTGGCAGGGGTATTGGCGTGACCAGGCCAGTTTTAAGGTTGGCGAGGAGTCATCCCTCCCTAAGTACTACCTTCTTGAGATGTTTCCTTACCCCTCGGGGAGGATCCACATGGGTCATGTCCGCAATTACACCATCGGTGATGTGATTGCCCGATATAAGCGGATGAAAGGATTCAACGTCCTTCACCCCATGGGTTGGGATGCCTTTGGCCTGCCTGCTGAGAATGCTGCGATTAAACATGGCACCCATCCTGCCAAGTGGACGTATGAAAATATTGAGTACATGAAGTGTCAGTTGCAACGGATGGGTTTTAGTTACGACTGGGATCGTGAGATCGCCACCTGCAATAGCGATTATTATCGGTGGGAACAGCAATTTTTTATTGACCTTTATCGCAAGGGATTGGTCTATCGCAAGATGACCACGGTCAACTGGTGTGAACCATGCCAGACGGTATTGGCCAATGAGCAGGTAGTCGAAGGAGCCTGCTGGCGTTGCGATCACAAGGTGGTTCCCCGGGAGATGAATGGTTGGTTCTTCAAGATCACGGAGTATGCCGAGGAACTTTTAGCTGAGCTTGACACCATGAAAGGGTGGCCGGATAAAGTTCTGATCATGCAGCGTAATTGGATCGGCAAGAGTCAGGGCGCCAAAATTGATTTCCCGGTTGAAAATTCCGACATCTCTCTTACCATCTTCACCACTCGCCCTGACACCGTCTTTGGGGCCACTTTTATGTCCATAGCTCCCGAACACCCGTTGGTGGCGGAACTTTCCCGCGGCACCGTTCAGCAAGAGCAGGTTCGCAGTTTTGTGGAGGAGACTAAAACAGCCAAACAGCGTGCCAGTTACGAAGACGTGCTGGATAAGGATGGAGTCTTTACCGGCGGCTACTGCCTCAACCCCTTTACTGGCGAACGGTTGCCGATATATGCCGCTAACTTTGTCTTGATGGAGTATGGCTCTGGAGCAGTCATGGCGGTTCCGGCCCACGATCAGCGGGATTATGAATTTGCCTGTCAACATAGTCTGGCGATCAAGCAGGTTGTTCAGCCACCAGTTGGCGAGTCGATCCCCGATGATGCAGCTTATGAAGGACCTGGGATTTTGGTCGATTCCGGAGAATTTACCGGCATGGACAGTGTCGAGGCCAAGAGCGCGATTACCACCCAAGCCGAGGCTCGTGGCTTTGGCAAGAGCGAGACTACATTTCGGCTCCGTGACTGGGGGATTTCCCGCCAGCGTTATTGGGGGGCGCCTATCCCGATGGTGATCTGTGAGGGGTGCGGAATTCAACCGGTGGCTTCGGCAGATTTGCCCGTGGTTCTTCCTACTGAGGTTCAAATTGAACAGTCTGGGAAGTCACCGCTCCATACCTTGGAGAGTTATTATATCACGACCTGTCCGAGTTGCGGCGGGGCTGCCCGTCGTGAGACCGACACCATGGACACCTTCGTGGAGTCGTCTTGGTATTATGCCCGCTACACCTCGCCTCGATTTACCGAAGGTATGGTGGATAAAGAGGCAGCTTCCTACTGGCTGCCGGTGGATCAGTATATTGGCGGGGTAGAGCACGCCATTCTTCACCTGTTGTATTCTCGGTTTTTTACCAAGGCCATGCGTGATGTTGGTTACCTTACCATTGACGAGCCGTTTACCAACCTTCTTACCCAGGGAATGGTCATCAAAGACGGTACTAAGATGAGTAAGTCGAAAGGGAATGTTGTTGATCCTGATACTCTTGTTAAGCAGTATGGAGCCGATACCGTAAGGTTGTTCAGTCTGTTTGCGGCCCCACCGGAACGAGATCTTGAGTGGAACGACCAGGGAGTGGAAGGCGCTTCAAGGTTTCTGCTCAAACTGTATCGCTTTGTCGCAGCTAACGGTAGGGGCACGGTTGGAGACATTCCCGAGAGCATGGATGCTGCAAGCCGTACCCTGCATCGTAAAATTCATCAAACGATCCATAAGTTCTCGACTGATATCGAAAATGATTTTCATTTTAACACCTGTATCAGTTCAGTTATGGAGTTGATGAATACCCTCTCTGCCCATGGTGGGGAGGCGGCCCGTGAGAAGGCCCATCCTGCAGTCGTGCGATGTGCCATTGAGACTATCATTACACTCCTCTATCCGATGGTGCCCCATATCTGTGCCGAACTGTGGCAGATGATCGGTCACAGAGAAGCCCTTGATACTCAGTCTTGGCCAGTGTCAGACCCGGAGGCGGCTAAGGAGGATGAGTTGACCATAGTAGTTCAGATCTGCGGTAAGGTGCGCAGTCGTCTGCAGGTTCCGGTTGGAACAGGAGAAGAGCAGTTGAAGTCCTTGGCCATGGCCGATGACCGGGTGCTGAAATTTGTGGACGGAAAACCGATTCGTAAGGTTATCGTGGTTAAGGATAAACTCGTTAATATTGTGGTATAG
- the rpsF gene encoding 30S ribosomal protein S6, which yields MRRYETIYIIRPGANEDDITAIIERTNGVIEKFGGKIDLLDRWGIKKLAYAITKETQGYYVFTEYAGAPEAVSEIERLFRIDDKVLKYLTVKTQDVYGPKAEKVVKVIDPEAASSDDDNED from the coding sequence ATGCGCAGGTATGAAACCATCTATATCATCAGGCCAGGTGCCAATGAAGATGATATAACCGCCATTATTGAACGGACCAATGGCGTCATTGAAAAATTCGGTGGAAAAATTGATTTGCTTGATCGTTGGGGGATCAAGAAACTGGCGTATGCTATCACCAAAGAGACTCAGGGCTATTATGTATTCACCGAATACGCTGGGGCGCCTGAGGCGGTTAGTGAGATCGAACGTCTTTTCCGGATTGATGATAAAGTCCTTAAGTACCTGACTGTCAAGACTCAGGATGTTTATGGGCCTAAAGCTGAAAAGGTCGTCAAGGTTATTGATCCTGAAGCCGCTTCGTCTGACGATGATAATGAGGATTAA